One genomic segment of Aquipluma nitroreducens includes these proteins:
- the leuB gene encoding 3-isopropylmalate dehydrogenase, with protein sequence MKLKLAILPGDGIGPEIIDQAMKVVKVVAAKFNHELEYEFALTGACAIDELGAPYPDSTHELCMNADAVLFGAIGDPKYDNNPKAPVRPEQGLLLMRKKLGLYANIRPVVTFPSLLHKSPLRRELIEGADFVAIRELTGGIYFGEKGRKDNGNTAFDVCEYTRMEVERILKLGYEYAMKRNKKLTVVDKANVLESSRLWREVAQEMAPTYPEVTTEYMFVDNAAMQIIQWPKNFDVMVTENMFGDILTDEASVITGSLGLSPSASIGIHTSVFEPIHGSYPQAAGKNIANPVATILSAAMMFEYAFNLMEEGAIIRKAVDASLDAKVVTVDISTEKPYSTSEVGDWIAEWVAKN encoded by the coding sequence ATGAAGTTAAAATTAGCCATTCTTCCCGGCGACGGGATCGGACCTGAAATTATTGATCAGGCCATGAAAGTAGTGAAAGTGGTTGCAGCCAAATTCAACCACGAGCTCGAATATGAATTTGCACTAACCGGTGCCTGTGCCATCGACGAATTGGGTGCACCTTATCCCGATTCAACCCACGAATTGTGTATGAACGCAGATGCCGTTTTGTTCGGCGCCATTGGCGACCCAAAATACGACAACAACCCGAAAGCGCCTGTTCGTCCGGAACAAGGTTTGCTGCTGATGCGCAAAAAGCTGGGATTGTATGCCAACATCCGTCCGGTAGTTACTTTTCCATCGTTGTTGCACAAATCACCACTTCGTCGCGAGTTGATTGAGGGTGCCGATTTCGTGGCTATTCGCGAATTAACCGGCGGTATTTATTTTGGCGAAAAAGGCCGGAAAGACAATGGCAACACGGCTTTCGATGTGTGCGAATACACTCGTATGGAAGTGGAACGTATTCTGAAACTGGGTTACGAATACGCCATGAAACGAAACAAAAAACTGACAGTTGTTGACAAGGCTAACGTGCTGGAAAGCTCACGTTTGTGGAGAGAAGTTGCTCAGGAAATGGCTCCGACTTATCCTGAAGTGACCACCGAATATATGTTCGTTGACAATGCTGCCATGCAAATTATACAGTGGCCTAAAAACTTCGATGTAATGGTTACCGAAAACATGTTCGGAGATATTTTGACCGATGAAGCTTCGGTAATTACCGGTTCACTCGGTTTGTCGCCATCGGCTTCCATTGGAATTCACACTTCAGTATTTGAGCCAATCCACGGATCGTATCCACAGGCTGCCGGAAAGAATATTGCGAACCCTGTTGCCACCATTTTGTCGGCGGCCATGATGTTTGAATATGCATTCAACCTGATGGAAGAAGGCGCTATTATCCGCAAAGCGGTTGATGCTTCGCTCGATGCTAAAGTTGTGACTGTAGATATTTCAACAGAAAAACCATATTCTACTTCGGAAGTGGGTGACTGGATCGCCGAATGGGTTGCTAAAAACTAA
- a CDS encoding class I SAM-dependent methyltransferase: protein MTYTKQKSSPEAIRNNFDQQVERFSNLETGQTTAVDSPLCMELVARSAALLNPEATRIMDLGCGGGNYAVKVSSFLPNVDCTLVDLSANMLVKAKERVSENISGSVTTIQGDYREVVFEENSYDVITAGTTLHHLREDQEWESVFLKIYRALKVGGTFWINDIVLSETDEINQMMLEGWIGEMRKHHDEDEVKMYLGRYESEDTPRTFSYQLDLMKQVGFSETIVLHKHFNFAAFGAIK, encoded by the coding sequence ATGACTTATACCAAACAAAAATCATCTCCAGAAGCTATTCGGAATAACTTCGATCAACAGGTTGAGCGGTTTTCGAATCTGGAGACCGGACAAACAACCGCTGTCGATTCACCTTTGTGCATGGAGTTGGTAGCTCGGTCGGCTGCGTTACTTAATCCTGAAGCAACAAGAATCATGGATTTAGGCTGCGGCGGCGGAAATTACGCGGTAAAAGTATCGTCTTTCCTTCCTAATGTCGATTGTACTTTAGTTGATCTGAGTGCAAATATGCTTGTCAAGGCAAAGGAACGCGTTTCTGAAAATATCTCGGGCTCTGTTACAACCATTCAGGGCGATTACCGTGAAGTTGTGTTTGAAGAAAATTCGTATGATGTGATTACTGCCGGAACTACACTTCATCATCTTCGCGAAGATCAGGAATGGGAATCGGTTTTTTTGAAAATCTACCGCGCGCTAAAAGTGGGTGGAACATTCTGGATCAACGACATTGTGTTAAGCGAAACCGATGAAATCAACCAAATGATGTTGGAGGGTTGGATTGGTGAAATGAGAAAGCACCACGATGAGGATGAGGTTAAAATGTATCTGGGCCGTTACGAATCGGAAGATACCCCGCGTACCTTTAGTTATCAACTCGATCTGATGAAACAAGTTGGATTTTCGGAAACAATAGTATTGCATAAACATTTTAATTTTGCAGCCTTCGGGGCAATCAAATAA
- a CDS encoding Crp/Fnr family transcriptional regulator, whose protein sequence is MYPNFINHIRKYVEIDDESIAFLIKYITPLKLKRKEFLLKENQVCQSIYFVEKGCLRMYFIDNKLNEQITQFALEHWWMADHFSFIDHKPSPYFIQTVEKSEILAISSSSFETMLREIPQMERYFRMVMQRALAASQLRQKYMYEMSKEEFYQLFSNSFPEFVQRVPQYMIASYLGLTPQYVSELRKKNL, encoded by the coding sequence ATGTATCCGAATTTCATCAATCATATCCGCAAATACGTTGAAATTGATGACGAGTCAATTGCGTTTTTAATAAAATACATTACTCCGCTTAAGTTAAAGCGAAAGGAATTTTTACTAAAAGAAAATCAGGTTTGTCAATCCATTTATTTCGTAGAGAAAGGTTGTTTACGAATGTATTTTATCGACAACAAATTGAACGAACAGATTACTCAATTTGCTTTAGAACATTGGTGGATGGCAGATCATTTCAGCTTTATCGATCACAAACCATCACCTTACTTCATTCAAACCGTCGAAAAATCAGAGATTCTGGCAATTAGTTCTTCATCTTTTGAAACGATGCTACGGGAAATTCCCCAAATGGAACGCTATTTCCGGATGGTTATGCAGCGGGCTTTAGCTGCCTCGCAACTCCGTCAAAAATACATGTACGAAATGTCAAAAGAGGAATTCTACCAACTCTTTTCCAACTCTTTTCCGGAATTTGTTCAGCGTGTCCCGCAATATATGATTGCTTCCTACCTGGGACTCACCCCACAATATGTGAGCGAACTTAGAAAGAAGAACTTATAG
- a CDS encoding pyridoxamine 5'-phosphate oxidase family protein, producing MSEDKKLSEKFHEVLKHEGVVSIVSWGVETHVVNTWNSFLVITEDERILIPAYGFRKTEKNVDVNNQVKLTLGTREVLGYKDYPGTGFLVNGAARYISSGEEYDFMKEKFSFLTRVLEVTVDQAKQML from the coding sequence ATGAGCGAAGACAAAAAATTATCCGAAAAATTTCATGAAGTACTGAAACATGAGGGCGTTGTTTCCATCGTTTCATGGGGAGTAGAAACTCATGTGGTAAATACTTGGAATTCCTTTCTGGTTATCACTGAAGATGAACGAATTCTGATTCCAGCCTACGGATTCCGGAAAACAGAGAAAAATGTGGATGTAAACAATCAGGTAAAACTTACATTAGGAACCAGAGAAGTATTAGGATATAAAGATTATCCGGGAACAGGATTTCTGGTAAATGGTGCTGCCAGATACATTTCCTCCGGTGAAGAATACGACTTTATGAAAGAAAAATTTTCATTCCTGACCAGAGTTCTGGAAGTAACGGTTGATCAAGCCAAGCAAATGCTTTAA
- a CDS encoding alpha-isopropylmalate synthase regulatory domain-containing protein has protein sequence MTGKVVEVKNQVISIMDTTLRDGEQTSGVSFTDMEKLSVARILLEDVKVDRIEVASARVSDGEFLAAKRIMEWAKERGHLPKIEILGFVDGKISLDWINSAGGKVLNLLCKGSYKHVTQQLRKTPEQHVEDIKKSVQYAGELGIRVNVYLEDWSNGMRSSKDYVHFMVGELLKLNINRIMLPDTLGILDPDETYEFCREMIESFPDGHFDFHAHNDYDLACANVFHAIKAGIRTVHTTVNGLGERAGNAPLSSVIATVKDHLKMETKVNESMLNKISRLVESFSGIRIPTNKPLIGEFVFTQCSGIHADGDSKNNLYFNDLLPERFGRTRVYALGKTSGKANIKNNLEELGIELDPAALKLVTDRIIELGDRKETVTIEDLPYIVADVLNSEDEEAAIKLVNYALAHGMNLRPSATVCIQIRGEKYEANSAGDGIYDAFMNAVQMIYSELNKPLPKLLDYSVTIPPGGQTDALVETLITWELDREFKTRGLDSDQTAAAIKATMRMLNLIESKN, from the coding sequence ATGACAGGAAAAGTAGTTGAGGTTAAAAATCAGGTGATTAGTATTATGGATACGACATTGCGGGATGGAGAACAAACCTCCGGCGTGTCGTTTACGGACATGGAAAAACTGAGTGTCGCCCGTATTTTGCTGGAAGATGTGAAAGTTGACCGGATAGAAGTTGCCTCTGCACGCGTTTCTGATGGTGAATTTCTTGCGGCCAAACGGATAATGGAATGGGCAAAAGAGAGAGGCCATTTGCCGAAAATTGAAATACTTGGCTTTGTTGATGGCAAAATTTCGCTCGACTGGATTAATTCTGCTGGTGGGAAAGTCCTGAATTTACTTTGCAAAGGTTCATACAAGCATGTCACTCAACAACTCCGGAAAACTCCCGAGCAACACGTTGAAGACATTAAAAAGTCTGTTCAGTATGCCGGTGAACTCGGAATCAGGGTGAATGTTTACCTCGAAGATTGGTCGAATGGGATGCGCAGTTCGAAAGATTATGTGCATTTCATGGTTGGCGAATTACTCAAACTCAACATCAACCGTATCATGCTGCCCGACACTCTTGGCATTCTTGATCCGGACGAAACCTATGAGTTTTGCCGCGAAATGATTGAATCTTTTCCTGATGGACATTTCGATTTTCATGCACACAACGATTACGATTTGGCCTGCGCCAATGTGTTTCACGCCATCAAGGCCGGAATTCGCACGGTTCACACTACTGTAAATGGACTCGGCGAGCGTGCAGGGAATGCTCCACTTTCGAGTGTGATTGCTACCGTAAAAGATCACCTGAAAATGGAAACAAAGGTGAACGAATCGATGCTTAATAAAATTTCCAGACTGGTCGAATCGTTCTCCGGAATCCGCATTCCAACAAATAAACCGTTGATTGGCGAATTCGTTTTCACGCAATGTAGCGGAATTCATGCAGATGGGGATAGTAAAAATAACCTATATTTTAACGACTTGCTTCCTGAACGTTTTGGACGTACCCGCGTTTATGCGCTTGGAAAAACTTCAGGGAAAGCCAATATCAAGAATAATCTGGAGGAATTGGGCATTGAACTCGACCCGGCAGCGTTGAAACTGGTGACAGATCGTATCATTGAACTGGGTGATCGCAAGGAAACAGTAACGATCGAAGATCTTCCATACATTGTTGCCGATGTACTTAATTCAGAAGATGAAGAAGCCGCGATTAAGTTGGTAAACTACGCATTGGCTCATGGAATGAACCTCAGGCCGTCAGCAACAGTGTGCATACAGATTAGAGGTGAAAAGTACGAAGCAAATTCTGCTGGTGATGGTATTTATGATGCCTTCATGAATGCTGTTCAGATGATATACAGTGAGTTAAATAAACCGCTTCCAAAGTTACTCGATTATTCAGTAACCATTCCTCCTGGAGGTCAAACCGACGCTTTAGTCGAAACCTTGATCACTTGGGAGCTGGACCGTGAATTCAAAACCCGTGGGCTTGATTCTGACCAGACAGCGGCAGCTATTAAGGCTACCATGCGTATGCTGAATTTGATTGAATCTAAGAATTAA
- the leuC gene encoding 3-isopropylmalate dehydratase large subunit, whose amino-acid sequence MEAKTLFDKIWDSHVVKEVEGGPSVLYIDQHLIHEVTSPVAFLGLEKRGLKVLRPEKTVATPDHNVPTINQHLSIKDELSRNQVEMLKKNCATHGIVYHGLGSEGHGVVHIIGPEMGLTQPGMTIVCGDSHTSTHGAFGTIAFGIGTSEVEMVFASQCIMQPKPKKMLISVNGKLNKGVTAKDIALYVISQISTSGGTGHFVEFAGSAIESLSMEGRMTLCNMSIECGARGGMIAPDQTTFDYVKSRQFAPKGEAWDKALAYWKTLKSDADAVFDSVYEFDAANIEPMITFGTNPGMGIGISKNVPTSDGLVGNDKLTYEKSLKYMGYNQGDKMVGKQIDYVFVGSCTNGRIEDFRAFANAVKGKKKADNVTAWIVPGSHAVEKQIIAEGLVEILEAAGFELRQPGCSACLAMNDDKIPEGKYSVSTSNRNFEGRQGPGARTLLASPLTAAAAAVTGKITDPREFL is encoded by the coding sequence ATGGAAGCAAAAACTTTATTCGACAAAATTTGGGACTCGCATGTAGTGAAAGAGGTTGAAGGCGGCCCAAGTGTTTTATACATCGACCAGCATCTGATTCACGAAGTGACCAGCCCGGTTGCATTCCTTGGTCTGGAGAAACGTGGATTGAAAGTGCTTCGTCCGGAGAAAACCGTTGCGACTCCCGACCACAACGTGCCAACGATTAATCAGCACCTGAGCATTAAAGACGAATTGTCGCGCAATCAGGTTGAAATGCTGAAGAAAAATTGTGCCACTCATGGCATTGTTTATCATGGACTTGGAAGTGAAGGGCACGGCGTGGTTCACATCATTGGTCCTGAAATGGGACTTACCCAACCGGGAATGACCATTGTTTGCGGCGACAGTCACACATCAACTCACGGCGCTTTTGGGACGATTGCTTTCGGAATTGGTACCAGCGAAGTGGAAATGGTGTTTGCCAGTCAGTGCATCATGCAACCGAAGCCGAAGAAAATGTTGATCTCGGTAAACGGCAAGCTGAACAAAGGCGTAACAGCAAAAGACATTGCTTTATATGTAATCTCACAGATTTCAACTTCAGGTGGAACAGGCCACTTTGTTGAATTTGCTGGTTCGGCTATCGAAAGTTTATCGATGGAAGGTCGTATGACACTTTGTAACATGAGCATCGAATGTGGTGCGCGTGGTGGTATGATTGCTCCTGACCAAACGACTTTCGACTATGTAAAAAGTCGCCAGTTTGCTCCAAAAGGCGAAGCCTGGGATAAAGCGCTGGCTTACTGGAAAACATTGAAATCGGATGCCGATGCAGTATTCGATTCGGTTTACGAATTTGACGCAGCCAACATTGAACCGATGATCACCTTCGGAACCAATCCGGGAATGGGAATCGGTATTTCGAAGAATGTTCCAACCAGCGATGGGTTAGTTGGGAATGATAAGCTGACTTACGAAAAGTCGTTGAAATATATGGGTTACAACCAAGGTGACAAAATGGTCGGCAAGCAAATCGACTATGTTTTTGTAGGGAGTTGTACCAATGGACGAATTGAAGATTTCAGGGCGTTTGCGAATGCTGTTAAGGGCAAGAAAAAGGCGGATAACGTAACTGCTTGGATTGTACCCGGATCGCATGCTGTCGAAAAGCAAATCATTGCAGAAGGATTGGTCGAAATTCTGGAAGCTGCCGGATTCGAACTTCGTCAGCCCGGCTGCTCTGCATGTTTAGCAATGAACGACGATAAAATTCCGGAAGGAAAATATTCAGTTTCTACCTCGAACCGCAACTTCGAAGGCCGCCAGGGACCAGGCGCACGCACATTGCTTGCCAGTCCGCTAACCGCTGCCGCTGCTGCCGTAACTGGGAAGATTACAGATCCAAGAGAATTCCTCTAG
- the leuD gene encoding 3-isopropylmalate dehydratase small subunit: protein MAYDKFTTLTSPAVPLPIENIDTDQIIPARFLKAVERKGFGDNLFRDWRYDKSNQPIADFPLNQAKYSGKILVAGKNFGSGSSREHAAWAIYDYGFRVVVSSFFADIFQGNALNNGILPVVVSPEFLEKIFSAISADQNAQFEVDLQNQKFTICASGESAGFTINPYKKHCLTNGLDDIDYLVSMKEEIAAFEAK, encoded by the coding sequence ATGGCTTACGATAAATTTACAACATTGACATCGCCGGCAGTTCCGCTGCCCATCGAAAATATTGATACTGATCAGATTATTCCGGCTCGTTTCCTGAAAGCCGTTGAACGCAAAGGTTTTGGCGATAACCTGTTTCGCGACTGGCGGTACGATAAAAGCAACCAGCCGATTGCTGATTTTCCGCTGAATCAGGCAAAGTACTCAGGTAAAATCCTGGTAGCAGGTAAAAATTTTGGAAGTGGTTCGAGCCGCGAACATGCTGCCTGGGCGATTTACGATTATGGATTCCGCGTGGTGGTTTCCAGCTTTTTTGCAGATATTTTTCAGGGAAATGCCTTGAACAATGGCATCCTTCCGGTGGTTGTATCACCTGAGTTTTTGGAGAAGATATTTTCGGCCATTTCAGCCGATCAGAATGCTCAGTTCGAGGTTGATCTTCAGAATCAGAAATTTACGATTTGTGCAAGTGGCGAATCGGCTGGTTTTACGATTAATCCCTATAAAAAACATTGTTTGACTAATGGTCTCGATGATATCGATTACCTGGTCAGCATGAAAGAAGAAATTGCAGCGTTTGAAGCGAAATAA
- a CDS encoding four helix bundle protein, which translates to MSDLSSFKDQLKKRTKKFAHDCVKFSLNLPNDQLGRHISGQLIRCSTSVAANYRASCIAQTVPTLISKMSIAIEEADESEFWIEFALDEGLNSDSNGLVLITEAHEIASILIK; encoded by the coding sequence ATGTCTGATTTGTCATCGTTTAAAGATCAATTAAAAAAGCGAACGAAGAAGTTTGCTCACGATTGTGTTAAGTTCTCGTTGAACCTTCCCAATGATCAACTTGGGCGGCACATAAGTGGTCAGTTAATACGATGTTCAACTTCAGTTGCTGCAAATTACAGAGCCTCATGCATTGCTCAAACAGTGCCCACGCTCATCAGTAAAATGAGTATTGCAATTGAGGAAGCAGACGAAAGTGAATTCTGGATCGAATTTGCGTTGGATGAAGGATTAAATTCAGATTCTAATGGTTTGGTTCTAATAACGGAAGCGCATGAAATTGCTTCGATTTTAATAAAGTAA